One Bacillota bacterium genomic window, TATAACATGAATAATTTCCATTCAAAACCTTTAATGTGAACCAATTTGCTTACTCCCAGTGAAATTACTGCTAATAGATAGAAGATAAATTTAGCACATGTTGTATAAAAATATGCGTGTGAACCCTTAAAAGTTACAGCTACCCAATGCTCTAAATATAGGTCTATTTTATTTAAACAAAATAGTAAAAGAAAAAAACATAAAAATTCCAATCAATGTCAAGCAATATTTATTCTTATAAAAATTTAAAAATTTTCATTATTTACCCCTCAATAAAAGTTCCCATTCCCTTAATGATAATTTTAAGGTTAGAAAAACCTCACGCTTTAGGCAGGGTTAATTGATGTGCCAGCAAGAACAATCCCGATTTTAAGGCCAGAACCTTAATCTTTGTATACCCTTCGCTATTTGTTCAGAATCCAAGTGTCCATAACCTAGGATAACCTTGTTTTTATGCCTTCCCTTTCTAAGAGCGTAGTTATCAACGGGATAAACACGAACACCGTTTTGCATCAACATCTCGACCACCTCATCTGTAAATTCCACTCCCGGAAATTCCGCAATTAGATGAAGTCCCGTGGAGTCCCCGAAGACGGTATTCTCACCAGGAAAAAAGTAATTTAGTGCCTCCCTAATGGTACGCCTGCGCGAGGCATAGACTCGTTTCATCCTGGCCACATGCCGCTCAAGCCTGCCTTCCTTTATGAAACGCGCAAGGGCCAACTGGTCCAAAGACGGAGTATGCACATCTGAATATCTTTTTAGTTCCCGGCAGCGATCCATCAGCTTTGCCGGAATAATGACATATCCTAGACGTAGGGCCGGGGCCATAATTTTACTGAAAGAACCCAAGTAAATGACCCTTTCAGGGTCAAGCCATTGCAAAGCACTTAGCGGCGGTCCTTCATACCGGTACTCACTATCATAGTCATCTTCAACAATGAAACAATCATTATCACGAGCGTAGGTAGTCAATTCAATCCGCCGTTGTATCGGTAATATCCCTCCCAGCGGAAACTGGTGGGACGGGGTGACATAGATAAAGCGGGGAACCGTACCTTTTGACGTGAGCAAATTGGTTTGCAGGCCGTGTGCGTCTACCGGCACGTGTAGAAGACGATACCCCTCATTAGAAGCAATTTTCCAAACTCCTATATGTACAGGATCTTCCGTTACTACCTCGGCGCCCGGCAAAAATAACAATTTAGCTATCAATGCCAGACCCTGTGTTGCTCCGGATGTAATTATTATTTGTTCGGGATTACAGGTGATACCTCGGGCCCGAAAAAGATATTCAGAAAGGGTTCTACGCAATTCCCAGTTACCTTCCGGGGCGTTATACGTCAGCAATGTCCCCGAGGATTCCAAACAAATCTGGTGAATGGTTCGCCCCCATTGTTTAAGAGGAAAAACATCCAGCGCCGGAACACCCGAACGAAAATCTATAACATCCTTTTGAGCCTCGACTGGTGCCGGTACCACATTTTCAAGAGGTGACGGCACCTCTTTTGTCCGTCTAAAACATGCTCCTTCCGCTACCCTGGTGCCGGCTCCCTGTCTGCTTTGGATATAGTCTTCGGCCATTAATAGACTGTAGGCCTCTAGGATTACATTCCGGGAGACACCTAGGTCCGCAGCTAACTCCCGCGTCGAGGGAATCTTTTCCCCTGCCTTTACCCTTCCCTCCAAAATCAGATCCCGGATCTGCATATAGACCTGCCGGAAGAGGGGCATATCGCTGCTCTTATCTACAGTTAGACCAAACATTTTGCCCCCTCCATCAAGAGTGGTACTTTAAAAAGTCTCTTTAAGTGGAGCTTAACTAACCACTTGGCTGAATGCTACTATTGTACCAGATTCCATCCAACTTTTTATAAGGAGACTTTGAAATGAAAAATAAAATTCCCGCCTATCTATGCTTGGCGGCAGCCATGGCCATTGCTGGCAGTTCAGTTGTGGTAGGCAAAATTCTTACCCTACGGCTTCCGGTCTTTTTAATTGCATGCGGCAGCCTTCTTACGGCCTTGCTTGTGTTGCTCCCCCTAACCTGGAGGGCTCACAAGGGGTTTCCTCGTATATCTATAAGTGATCTTAAAATCCTTTCCCTTCAGGCCTTTACCGGTATCGTCTTATTCCGGGTCTTCTTCCTGTATGGACTAAGAATGAC contains:
- a CDS encoding PLP-dependent aminotransferase family protein: MFGLTVDKSSDMPLFRQVYMQIRDLILEGRVKAGEKIPSTRELAADLGVSRNVILEAYSLLMAEDYIQSRQGAGTRVAEGACFRRTKEVPSPLENVVPAPVEAQKDVIDFRSGVPALDVFPLKQWGRTIHQICLESSGTLLTYNAPEGNWELRRTLSEYLFRARGITCNPEQIIITSGATQGLALIAKLLFLPGAEVVTEDPVHIGVWKIASNEGYRLLHVPVDAHGLQTNLLTSKGTVPRFIYVTPSHQFPLGGILPIQRRIELTTYARDNDCFIVEDDYDSEYRYEGPPLSALQWLDPERVIYLGSFSKIMAPALRLGYVIIPAKLMDRCRELKRYSDVHTPSLDQLALARFIKEGRLERHVARMKRVYASRRRTIREALNYFFPGENTVFGDSTGLHLIAEFPGVEFTDEVVEMLMQNGVRVYPVDNYALRKGRHKNKVILGYGHLDSEQIAKGIQRLRFWP